In Nitrospirota bacterium, a genomic segment contains:
- a CDS encoding DUF58 domain-containing protein codes for MKQPFFNLTVSSAMTFVRGMSRRRSIRFTSEGTRFLLFTFGIGLAAINTGNNLFYLLLAMMLSLIVVSGLLSECCLRRLEFHRHVPDLIMANEPTTLTISVTNRNRHLPSFSLRMLDVVEGQEVDRGLAIHLLPAQSSMLLSYPLLGTKRGWLRLDGIVVQTLFPFGLFLKRGRYSTEAHLLVSPPIKPLTLRFVDELVNEGQGAALTRRGDGAQLYNLRLYQPGDDSRAIHWVTTARTSQLVVRETEAEDQRHITVVFSVVAPEACEALFERSVTFVASLLWQLTERAHPVRLIVGTEDSGLGSGSAHLMAILRLLALCKRQPPESDHTSQHGLHPPLSHESERGYMLAIVPWSDQATVATMVQADRVLYAAQLEELTHAF; via the coding sequence GTGAAGCAGCCATTCTTCAACCTCACAGTCTCCTCCGCTATGACCTTCGTCCGGGGCATGTCACGGCGGCGGTCGATTCGTTTCACATCTGAAGGGACGAGGTTTCTTCTCTTCACTTTCGGGATCGGGCTCGCAGCCATCAATACCGGCAACAATCTGTTTTACTTGCTCCTCGCGATGATGCTCAGCCTGATCGTCGTCTCCGGTTTGCTCTCCGAGTGCTGTCTCAGGCGATTGGAGTTCCATCGGCATGTGCCCGATCTCATCATGGCCAATGAGCCGACCACTCTCACGATCTCTGTCACCAACCGAAACCGGCATCTGCCCAGCTTTTCTCTCCGAATGCTTGATGTCGTCGAGGGTCAAGAGGTCGACCGGGGGCTTGCGATTCACCTCCTGCCCGCGCAAAGTTCCATGCTCCTGTCCTATCCGCTTCTTGGTACAAAGCGGGGCTGGCTCCGGCTCGATGGCATCGTGGTGCAGACACTGTTTCCTTTTGGACTGTTTCTAAAAAGAGGGCGCTATTCTACAGAAGCGCATCTGCTCGTCAGCCCCCCGATCAAACCGCTCACCCTGCGTTTCGTGGATGAACTGGTCAACGAAGGGCAAGGGGCGGCACTCACCAGACGCGGAGACGGAGCCCAACTCTACAACCTTCGCCTGTATCAACCAGGCGATGACTCACGAGCCATCCACTGGGTCACCACGGCCCGCACGTCTCAGCTGGTCGTGCGGGAAACCGAAGCAGAAGATCAACGACACATTACCGTTGTCTTCTCAGTCGTGGCCCCTGAAGCATGCGAAGCGCTGTTCGAACGGAGCGTGACGTTCGTGGCGTCGCTTCTCTGGCAATTGACAGAACGGGCCCACCCTGTTCGGCTTATCGTCGGGACGGAAGACTCAGGGCTTGGGTCTGGATCCGCCCATCTCATGGCGATCCTGCGCTTGTTGGCATTGTGCAAGAGACAGCCACCTGAATCCGATCACACCAGCCAGCACGGCCTACACCCTCCGCTCAGCCACGAAAGCGAGCGAGGCTACATGCTGGCGATTGTGCCCTGGTCGGACCAGGCAACTGTCGCAACCATGGTGCAAGCGGATCGGGTACTGTATGCCGCGCAACTTGAAGAATTAACCCATGCCTTTTAA
- a CDS encoding DUF3488 domain-containing protein, whose translation MPFNQAFALSSVTLAATAFSGLVLAQSVPFWLALPTAIILVVSLFHAGGVLFLRRAMAQITDSPTLWNALLIGAFAILLIDLLVVSRDLLPAGIHFLVVLLGIKLLTLQQRRDYRHLYVISLMAILASAALTTEAWYVPIFMLYLLTAVWTLLLYHLTQETSEIPAAVTPSGMGACRATFPSRITHRVFWLTNGIVILTVALTLAIFFLIPRIGVGVLQKTSGEAVRTTGFSDRVDLGTIGSVKQDPQIVMRVELPDQSAVEKDRFYLRGLAYDQYNGQSWSHSGTRQRSLNLAADGTFLVRPAGSYPLDRPSQAIRQDILLETLDTSVLFAAPFAEVVSGEFLTLQADAMSGLHLPFPPSSRIRYSVVSHVPQLVANERTAASLDYPDSIRFHYLQVPTGSEQVADLAHRVTQRDSTPFEQTQAILQHLLENYRYSLESDTAQLDHPLEEFLFTRKTGYCEHYATAMVVMLRTVGIPARLVTGFLATEWNDYGGYFTVRQRDAHAWVEVYFPHSGWITMDPTPAVSAAVAPSGWEPLSRVAESVRLQWDRLFVHYSARDQLAVVHGVREGSDVVRERMSRWASLLAAPIGQVFTRLTQMVQTFHSGMLGLITGSIVVGLSLALLMLRDRIGLWAVTHFLPKSHPQVAIAQLYSRMLRIVERHGVSKPPAATASEFARLVEREWKAAGPMVTDVTALYHQGRFSRAPLTQDDLSRVTEQLGRLQSLARTAH comes from the coding sequence ATGCCTTTTAATCAGGCCTTTGCCCTCAGTTCCGTCACCCTCGCTGCCACAGCGTTTAGCGGGCTGGTGTTGGCACAGAGCGTACCCTTCTGGCTCGCCCTCCCTACCGCCATCATCCTTGTTGTCTCGCTGTTTCACGCGGGAGGGGTGCTGTTCCTTCGACGGGCGATGGCGCAGATCACCGACTCTCCAACTCTGTGGAATGCTCTGTTGATCGGCGCGTTCGCCATCTTGCTGATCGACCTTCTCGTGGTGTCAAGAGACCTTCTTCCGGCAGGTATCCATTTTTTGGTTGTGCTTCTGGGTATCAAGTTACTCACGCTCCAACAGCGGCGTGACTATCGGCATCTCTATGTCATTAGTCTCATGGCAATCCTGGCTTCCGCTGCGCTGACGACAGAGGCGTGGTATGTCCCCATCTTCATGCTGTATTTGCTTACGGCCGTGTGGACACTCTTGCTCTATCACTTGACCCAGGAAACGAGCGAAATCCCTGCCGCCGTCACCCCTTCAGGTATGGGTGCCTGTCGCGCGACATTTCCGAGCCGCATCACCCACAGGGTGTTTTGGTTGACGAACGGAATCGTCATCCTGACGGTTGCCCTGACGCTTGCCATTTTCTTTCTCATCCCCCGTATTGGAGTAGGCGTATTACAAAAGACGAGCGGGGAAGCAGTGCGGACGACAGGGTTTTCCGATCGGGTCGATCTGGGGACGATCGGATCAGTCAAGCAAGATCCTCAGATCGTGATGCGTGTCGAACTACCGGACCAATCAGCTGTTGAAAAGGATCGCTTCTATCTGAGAGGCCTTGCCTACGATCAGTACAATGGACAATCATGGAGCCACAGCGGAACCCGCCAGCGCTCGTTAAATCTCGCCGCTGACGGCACATTCCTCGTCCGGCCTGCTGGCAGCTACCCTCTCGATAGACCATCCCAAGCCATCCGTCAGGATATACTGCTGGAAACCCTCGACACCTCTGTGTTATTTGCAGCCCCTTTCGCTGAGGTTGTGAGCGGCGAGTTTCTCACTCTGCAGGCCGATGCCATGAGCGGGCTGCATTTACCATTTCCCCCTTCTTCCCGTATCAGGTACTCCGTCGTCTCTCATGTTCCGCAGCTTGTCGCGAACGAACGAACCGCGGCGAGCCTGGACTACCCCGACTCAATTCGCTTCCACTACCTTCAAGTTCCCACGGGGTCTGAACAGGTCGCAGACCTGGCGCATCGCGTCACCCAACGGGACTCGACTCCCTTCGAGCAGACGCAAGCGATCCTGCAACATCTCCTGGAGAACTACCGGTACAGCCTTGAAAGCGACACGGCCCAGCTCGATCATCCGCTCGAAGAATTTCTGTTCACAAGAAAAACCGGGTACTGTGAACATTATGCGACGGCCATGGTGGTGATGCTGCGAACGGTCGGCATCCCGGCTCGACTTGTGACAGGGTTTCTGGCCACGGAATGGAACGACTACGGAGGTTACTTCACCGTGCGCCAGCGGGATGCCCATGCCTGGGTCGAGGTCTACTTTCCTCACTCCGGCTGGATCACGATGGACCCCACTCCTGCCGTCAGCGCTGCAGTCGCTCCCTCTGGTTGGGAGCCTCTCAGCCGAGTAGCCGAATCTGTTCGGCTCCAATGGGATCGCTTGTTCGTCCATTATAGTGCGAGGGATCAACTGGCAGTCGTTCATGGAGTACGAGAGGGTAGTGACGTGGTGCGTGAAAGAATGAGCCGCTGGGCTTCGTTGCTGGCTGCTCCGATAGGCCAGGTGTTCACCCGCCTGACTCAAATGGTCCAAACGTTTCATTCAGGCATGTTGGGACTCATCACGGGATCGATTGTCGTTGGCCTGTCCTTGGCCCTCCTCATGCTCCGCGATAGAATAGGGCTCTGGGCCGTCACGCACTTTCTTCCTAAATCCCACCCGCAAGTCGCGATCGCCCAGCTCTATAGCCGCATGCTCCGTATCGTGGAGAGACATGGCGTGAGCAAACCTCCAGCCGCGACAGCCAGTGAATTTGCCAGACTGGTTGAACGGGAATGGAAGGCAGCCGGTCCTATGGTGACTGATGTGACCGCCCTGTACCATCAGGGGCGATTCAGCCGTGCTCCGCTCACCCAGGACGACCTCTCTCGTGTCACTGAACAGTTGGGTCGGCTGCAATCCCTCGCACGCACAGCTCACTAA